ACATAATTTTTGCCGCTTGTTGTGAAAATATATTTCTCGTACCGATTCTATTCAATATGATATGCTAAAAGGGTCATGTAATAAAATTTTATGGTTTTTGATATAATTGAATTCACTTCTGCTAAGATATTTCAGAGGAGGGATTTTCTGTGTATATCCGCAGCACTAAAAGAAAGCAGCAGGCATTGGAAACAAAGAGCCGCGTTTTTGACACGGCACACAGAATGTTTCGTGATAGAGGCTTCTATAACGTTACCGTTGAAGAAATAGCGCAGGAAGCGGGGATATCTGTCGGAACTATTTATCATCTGTTCAAAAATAAATATGACCTGCTCTTTGCATGGCACTTCAAGCTTGACGAGAAGTACAAGGAATATTACGAAGAATTAAAGAAAGATCCGAAATATCAAGAAGCGGGAACGCTGGAGCTGCTGAGAGAGTGGTTTCTTGCCGTTCATGAGATTTGCGCAGATTTCGGCATGGAATATATAAGCGTCATATATGCCTACATGCTTTCTGATAAAGACTTTGCCCGAACAATGACCGACAGCGAACGCACTTATTTTAAGATAATCTTGGAACTCGTAGAAAAAGGACAGAGCGAGGGTTCTATAACAAAACGTATGGCAGCCGAACAGATCGCTTCCGACCTCACAGTCTTGAGCCGCGGGCTTTTCTCCGCGTGGGCTATAAACAACTCAAAGCTCTCAATGCGCGAGTTCTGTAAATCGCCGCTTGATATTTTTATACGCGGCGTAAGCACGGCATACGAAAATAAAAAACTTAATTGAATCCGACAAAAAGGGCCGCTGCCAAGCCCGAATTTTGCTTGGCGCAGCGGCCCTTTTTGCTTAGTTTTGCTCCGCTTATAAGTCGATATAGCTCTCAGCTTTATACCGCACGCCCTCTTTCATTACGAACGAGCAATCACGAAGCGCATTTTCGTCCTTAAGCAAATCTCTCTTCCAACCGGCGATGTCCGCATATTTGCCGGGTTCAATGGTACCGGCGATCTTTTCGATGCCGCAGATCTCCGCGTTGTTTTTCGTAGCCGCCTGCAATGCGCGGAAGGGATCTGCCCCGCTTCTCAGCCATGAGCTGTATTCCCAGCCATGTTCAAAATTGTCGTGTACCGTGACAAAGTCCGTGCCATATCCAAGCTTGATATTACTTTCAAGGATCACTTCGCGCCCCTTGCGTAAACGGTCCTGATAGACATGGAGTTTGTGGCGGAAAGCAGGCGATTTCATTGCCATGCTCTCTTCATCTCCTTCGATGGCGTCCTGATACGGGCAGAACGTCGGGACGAGATATGTTCCCGTGTCTTCAAACATCTTTGCCGTCTCTTTATCCATCAACGAACCGTGCTCCATGCCCTGAATGCCGTAGCCGATAAGCTTCTGCATCAGGCGCGGTCCGTAGACGTGCGCCGTCACTCCTATTTTCAGTTCTCTTGCCGTGTCAAAGACCGCTTCAAATTCGCAGTCGCTCATCTGAATATCGTCGGGATCGTCGTTCGGAGTTGCGAATCCGCCCGTTGCCATTATTTTGATGAAATCTGCGCCAAGTTTTTTGTCTCGGCGTACTGCCGCACGGAAAAAGTCCGGCCCGTTGCCTGTTCCCGAATATGTACTTTCAAGGAAATCTGCGATTGCGGGGTTGTTTCTCGCAACCTGCGACATATCTCCGTGGCTTCCGGAGCTCGCGATAAGATGCGGAGCGACGACCATTCTTGCACCGGGCAGGTATCCTTCATTGATCGCACGTTTTACGTCGAGCTCGTATGATTCGCGGAACCAGCCTATCGAGCGTATTGTCGTAAATCCGCCGTAAAGCGATTTTTCCGCCGTATGATATGTGGCAAGAGCTCTATAGCCATTAGAATTATAGATCGTGTCAAGGTAAACGTCGCGCCAGTGGAAGAACTGCGGATGCACGTGGGCGTCGATGAGCCCAGGCGTCACCGTGCGGTCCGAAAGGTCGATGATTTCCGTGCCTTCCGGCATCGGCAGGTTGCGTCCGACTTCTTTGATGTATTTTCCGCAGATAAGTATCTCAGTGTTTTCCTGAAAAGCGGGCTTTAAGCCGTCGTACATTTTTCCGCATTTGATTTTAACGAAATTTTCCATCCCTTTACCCTCCTTGTATATTGATGTCAGAGACGATTTTGTCCGTTACCGTAACTTGTTTCGTATGCTTATGCGTCTGCTGCTGTCAAAGCGTTAAACTGTGTTGATCAAACTGTGCCTCGAATAGCTATGATTTTTTTGGTTGCGTGCATAGAGAAACGAGCACCAAGACGATAAACGACGCCGGAAGCGCGACGTAGATCGTCTGGAGGCCTGTTGCTTTATAGAGCGTAGCTTCCCATGCGATCGTAAGGGCCGTGCCTACAAACATTGAAGCGACGCCTCCGGGCTTTGTGCAATTGCTCCAAAGCAGTGCCCCGACGACGGCTGGCGTCATGCCTGCTGCGTAGATCGTGTATGACCAATACTGGATCGCAAGAACCGACGGGAAGAATTGTAGGATAACGTATGCAAGGACACCTGCGATGAGGATGAACCAGCGCGATGCGCGCATTTCGTCGGCGGGCGTCGCTTTTGGATTGATGTGCGTTCTGTAAATATCGATCGTGAAGTTTGACGCTCCCGAGAGAAGGTAAGAGTCGCCTGTTGTGATTGTGAACGCGGCCGCCGCGGAAAGTACGATGCCGCCTATGATTGTCGGCATTAGTGTCGCCGTTGAAATGAGAGCCTGTCCCGCCCTGATATTTCCGCCAAACCACTGTTTTGCGCAAAACGCATAGACCGCAACGACCGGCATGATTATGCAGCATCCCGCCATACTGCCGAGAAGCCCGGCGCGCGCCGTTTTAAGGTCTTTTGCTGCGTTGATACGCTGATAGTAGTTCTGGTCGCCGATTGTGAGGAAGAACAGCGGCAGATAGCCGCCGGCCCAACCAATCAATGTCTGCCCGCCGAAGAATGTCAGTGATTTAGGATCGTTTACAGCGGCATTTTCAATTACCCAGCCCCAGCCGCCTATCGCGTTGAGAAGGAACGGAATGCCTATAACAAGGCCGCCGACCATCAGGAATGCAGACAGTGCGTCCGTTGCGGCGACTGTTCTCAGACCGCCTGAGAATGCAAGGGCGACGACGACCGCGCAGCATATCGCCGTGCAAGTCTCGACTGAGATACCGGTAGTAGCGTTGAGGATGAATCCGAGCCCGCGATACTGGTATGAAACGATCGAAACCATTGCGAGCGCAATGATGATGCCGGCAAAGAAACGTGCATTTGAGCCGAACCTGTCTTCGATCATCTCAGCGACTGTGGTATGACCGCCGGCGCGAATCTTCGGCGCCGCAAAGTAAAGGAACGAGAAGGAAAGAATGGGGGGGACTACAAAGAAAATCCCCGACCACAAACCATAATTGAACGCAAGGCTGTTGCCGCCCCCGGAGATCGTGCCGTTCCCTGTGAATGTTGCAAGCATCGTTCCTACTGCGACAATTTTACCAAGCGAGCGTCCGGCAAGAAAGAAATCCGCCCCACTCTCGTTTGCGGCAACGCTTTTCTGTTTGTTATAGAAATGAAGGCCTACCAAAAGAAGAATTGCGAGGTACGCGACAACGATAGCCAACATTGCCGGTTGATGTACTAGTGTATGCATATAGAATCCACTCTCCCATATTTTTTATGAACTATGAAACTGACAGCAGCAGACGACTTTATATTTTTGTTACTTTACCAACTCGCCAAGCTTATAAACGGCGCAGAGATCTTCAATGTATGCCTTTGCGCCTTTTTCAAGCGGATTTGCTGCAAGTATGACAAAATCCGCAACCTTTGCCACTTCAATCGAGCCGAGCGTTTTATCCACTCCGAGAATTCGTGCAGACTCATAGGTTGAACATCGAAGAACTTCCGCCTTCGGCATCCCATAGTCTTCCATTACGCACATTTCCATGAGCCCTGACGGATGGGGGCCAAAATTCGCCGACCCGGCGTCGCTCCCCATCATGATCTGCGTCCCGATTTCCATCGCCTTTTTGAATATCGCGCGCTGTTTTTTCGTTACGCCTTCTGATTTGTCGACAATTATGTCCGCAACGACGCCGCGGCTTTCCGAAAGAACTTTATATACCGCAACCGTTGGGACCCATGTCTGGCCGTGGGCTTTCATGTGGAGGAGGAGTTCTTCATCAAGTTCTGCGCCGTGCTCGATCGTGTCGATGCCGGCATAGACGCATTTACTGATCGCATCGTAGGAAAGGGCGTGGGCTGCGACTTTAATGTTAAGACGATGCGCTTCACATGCAATTGCCTCCAGCTCTTCCACAGAGTACATACAGGGGCCGAGATCTTCAAGTCCTGCGGCTCCGCCGCTCGCCATTATCTTGATCCAATGCGGCGGCGCGATCCTGTGAGCAATAAACGCGCCTTTAAGCTGTTTTATTTTTTTGATCAATTCACCTTTTGTGTCGCAAATCGTGCCTATCATCGGGCAATGGCCGTATGAGCCCTGGATCGCGCCTCCGCAGGGGATCACGCGGCTCCCCTGAATGTAACCGCGGTTGATGGACGCGGCAAGCGGAATTGCCGTATCGTTGCATGAGCCTACGTCACGAACCAACGTAACGCCTGCTTTGAGTGACTTATTCGCGTTGGAGCAGCCCTTTGCAAAGCAGACGAAGTCTCCGTCGGCGAGCGTATCCGTCATAGGGTCCGGCGATGTCCCATCCCACACGAGGTGAACGTGCGCATCGATTATTCCGGGAGAGACAAATTTTCCCTCGCAGTCGATGACAGGTTCATCGGCACCAATAGGCGACGATGTCTCCGCGAACCTGCCATCGACGATATAAAGCAGTTTGTTTTCTTCAACCGTACAGGTTTTGACATTGATGACATTTGCGTTTTTTAAAAAGAAGCCTGTCATAATATCAACTCCTTTGCTATTTTGAATAAATTCACCGAATGTATTTTATAAATCATTATATAGTCAAAAATTTCCTTGTCAATATTAAACATCTTTGTGAAAAGTTTAATTAATTGTAATATTATTTATTAAGATATTGTATAAAGTAAAATATCTGCGTAATTTTATTTGTAGAATCAGGTATGGGTATTCCGACCGCAATTTTTATGTTTCAAGACATGATATAATTTTATTAACTGTTACGGAGGACTCTAAACTATGAAGAAAGCCGGCTTATACAGTGAGATTCAAAAGCTAAAAAAATTGGGCTTCAAGAAGAATTCTGTAGCAAATCAGCTGAAGATTAACTGGCGAACTGTTGACCGATATTGGGAAATACCGGTTGAAAGATTAGAAAACCCACCCTCATATACTCGGCGTAACAGGAAATTAGATGAGCATAGAGATGCTGTTTTAAATATGCTGAGAGATTACCCAGCTATTTCTGCCGCACAGGTCTGTAATTGGTTAAAAGATAGTTGCGGCAAAGGTTACAGTCTTCGAACCGTTTCCCGTTTTATAAAAGAATTGCGCGAAGCACATAATATCACCAAAAAAAGCGCTCCGCAGCCTAATGATCCACACCAAACTAAAAATGCAGAGGCAGGCTATTTAGAAGAAAATTTATCCGCGAAACCAAGTAAACGAATGGCTAAATCGGAACTTACAAAGCAGCTTCTATTTGACGCTGCGACAAGGTTGTTTCAAAAAAAGGTTTTCAT
The window above is part of the Synergistes jonesii genome. Proteins encoded here:
- a CDS encoding TetR/AcrR family transcriptional regulator, encoding MYIRSTKRKQQALETKSRVFDTAHRMFRDRGFYNVTVEEIAQEAGISVGTIYHLFKNKYDLLFAWHFKLDEKYKEYYEELKKDPKYQEAGTLELLREWFLAVHEICADFGMEYISVIYAYMLSDKDFARTMTDSERTYFKIILELVEKGQSEGSITKRMAAEQIASDLTVLSRGLFSAWAINNSKLSMREFCKSPLDIFIRGVSTAYENKKLN
- a CDS encoding amidohydrolase family protein; amino-acid sequence: MENFVKIKCGKMYDGLKPAFQENTEILICGKYIKEVGRNLPMPEGTEIIDLSDRTVTPGLIDAHVHPQFFHWRDVYLDTIYNSNGYRALATYHTAEKSLYGGFTTIRSIGWFRESYELDVKRAINEGYLPGARMVVAPHLIASSGSHGDMSQVARNNPAIADFLESTYSGTGNGPDFFRAAVRRDKKLGADFIKIMATGGFATPNDDPDDIQMSDCEFEAVFDTARELKIGVTAHVYGPRLMQKLIGYGIQGMEHGSLMDKETAKMFEDTGTYLVPTFCPYQDAIEGDEESMAMKSPAFRHKLHVYQDRLRKGREVILESNIKLGYGTDFVTVHDNFEHGWEYSSWLRSGADPFRALQAATKNNAEICGIEKIAGTIEPGKYADIAGWKRDLLKDENALRDCSFVMKEGVRYKAESYIDL
- a CDS encoding metal-dependent hydrolase family protein, producing the protein MTGFFLKNANVINVKTCTVEENKLLYIVDGRFAETSSPIGADEPVIDCEGKFVSPGIIDAHVHLVWDGTSPDPMTDTLADGDFVCFAKGCSNANKSLKAGVTLVRDVGSCNDTAIPLAASINRGYIQGSRVIPCGGAIQGSYGHCPMIGTICDTKGELIKKIKQLKGAFIAHRIAPPHWIKIMASGGAAGLEDLGPCMYSVEELEAIACEAHRLNIKVAAHALSYDAISKCVYAGIDTIEHGAELDEELLLHMKAHGQTWVPTVAVYKVLSESRGVVADIIVDKSEGVTKKQRAIFKKAMEIGTQIMMGSDAGSANFGPHPSGLMEMCVMEDYGMPKAEVLRCSTYESARILGVDKTLGSIEVAKVADFVILAANPLEKGAKAYIEDLCAVYKLGELVK
- a CDS encoding sodium:solute symporter family protein gives rise to the protein MHTLVHQPAMLAIVVAYLAILLLVGLHFYNKQKSVAANESGADFFLAGRSLGKIVAVGTMLATFTGNGTISGGGNSLAFNYGLWSGIFFVVPPILSFSFLYFAAPKIRAGGHTTVAEMIEDRFGSNARFFAGIIIALAMVSIVSYQYRGLGFILNATTGISVETCTAICCAVVVALAFSGGLRTVAATDALSAFLMVGGLVIGIPFLLNAIGGWGWVIENAAVNDPKSLTFFGGQTLIGWAGGYLPLFFLTIGDQNYYQRINAAKDLKTARAGLLGSMAGCCIIMPVVAVYAFCAKQWFGGNIRAGQALISTATLMPTIIGGIVLSAAAAFTITTGDSYLLSGASNFTIDIYRTHINPKATPADEMRASRWFILIAGVLAYVILQFFPSVLAIQYWSYTIYAAGMTPAVVGALLWSNCTKPGGVASMFVGTALTIAWEATLYKATGLQTIYVALPASFIVLVLVSLCTQPKKS